CACCCCGCGCCGTCCGGGACGAGCGTCAGTTCGCGCGGGACGGTCAGCACGCCCTGCCACGGCTGAGTCGGCAGGTGGTTGGCGTACACCCAGTTGTTCAGCCACCCCAGCCACACCCGCCGCCCCGGCTGAGGCAGGTCACTGAACGTGATCGCCGCGTAGAAGTCCTTCCCCGCGTCCGCCCAGCGCGCCCCCTGCGACGGCGTGAACGCACGCCCGTCGAAGTCCCCCACCCAGTACTGCGCGCCCGTCCCACCCTGCGGCCCACCCTCGAACACGTCCACCTTCAGCACCCACCGCTTCTGCCCCGCCACCACCAGCGGGAACAGGTCCGGCACCTCCCAGATACCCGCCACGCCACCCGCCGGACCGAACACACTCACCCGCGACCACACCCGCAGGTCCGGCGACGTGTACACCCCCACCTGCCGCTCGTCCGGGTGCACCACCACACTCACCCACCCCCCCGACGGCTCGTGCCAGAACACCTTCGGATCCCGGAAATCCTGCTTCCCCTCATCCAGCACCGGCTCCGGCGGCCCGAACGCCCAGCTCTCCCCACCATCCCGGCTGACCGCGAGGTACTGCGCCTGATGGTAGAAGCCGTTCCCCGTGAACATCGCCACCACCGGCGGCCCCCCCTCCCCCAGGCCCGACGTGTTCCGCCAGTCCACCACCGCGCTCCCCGAGAACACGTCCAGCCCCTCCCGCCACGGCAGCGCCACCTCATGCTCCACCCAGCGCAGCAGGTCCACGCTCGACGCGTGCCCCCAGCTCATGTACCCGTGATTCCCCGCGCGCGGATTGTGCTGGAAGAACACGTGATACCGCCCCCCCACGAACACCAGACCGTTCGGGTCATTCAGCCAGAACCGCCGGGCGGTGAAATGCACACGCGGACGCAGGACAGCCATACCGCCACTATGCACCCCGTCACCGCACCCCACCACCCACCGCACAGCCCGATACTGAACACATGCCCCCAACCCACCCCCTCCGCTCCGTCCTGTACGTCCCCGGCGACAAACCCCGCGCCATCGACAAAGCCCGCACCCTCAGCGCCGACGCCATCATCCTCGACCTCGAAGACGCCGTCGCCCCCGAACACAAACCCGCCGCCCGCGACCACATCCGCCACGCCCTCCAGACCCCCTGGCCCATC
The sequence above is drawn from the Deinococcus sedimenti genome and encodes:
- a CDS encoding glycoside hydrolase family 32 protein — encoded protein: MAVLRPRVHFTARRFWLNDPNGLVFVGGRYHVFFQHNPRAGNHGYMSWGHASSVDLLRWVEHEVALPWREGLDVFSGSAVVDWRNTSGLGEGGPPVVAMFTGNGFYHQAQYLAVSRDGGESWAFGPPEPVLDEGKQDFRDPKVFWHEPSGGWVSVVVHPDERQVGVYTSPDLRVWSRVSVFGPAGGVAGIWEVPDLFPLVVAGQKRWVLKVDVFEGGPQGGTGAQYWVGDFDGRAFTPSQGARWADAGKDFYAAITFSDLPQPGRRVWLGWLNNWVYANHLPTQPWQGVLTVPRELTLVPDGAGWVLAQVPVRELDALRHVALRLPDGEVLKVGPGVPLDLRLPAAPWTLELRSSGGEEARLWLDGAGLHLTRGAPEGLDGFAGTFTAALPDAAGEVRVLLDACTLEVFAAGGRVAFTQLLLPLEPISALRLSGADGRGWTLRATQDP